The DNA window GTTTTCTGTGTGTTCTAGTTCGTGTGCGTGCGTTTCCAGGGGTGGTCTTCGTCTCCGGCGACGGGCGTTGGGATTTGAAGGCcaacaagtggtatcagagcgacGGTTACGACACCAGGGATCGATGTCGTCGCTGCCCAACCTCAGCGGGGGGTCGAGGACGCCATCAAGCCAGAGCCGGCGGCAATCGCCATCGCCCCCACGGCGCTGACCGCATCAGCGGTATCGCGACGGGACGGTCGTGATCGAGCGCACGGCGGAGCGTCGCACCAAGGACATCGGGGGAGCCGGGTGGCCGACGCTCCCCAAAAGCAACTACGGCACGTGGTCGGTGATGATGCGCCTCATGCTCAAGGCGCGCCATCTCTGGGACGCAGTCGACCACGACCGCGTCGACGAGGACGACGACCTGATGGCGCTGGAGGCCATCTGCAAGGCGGTTCCTGCTGAGATGCAGGAGACCATGGCAAACAAGCCTAGCGCGAAGGCGGCCTGGGACAACCTCAAGACGGCCAACCTTGGCGTCGAGAGGGTGCACCGGGCCAAGGCTTACACGTTGCAGGGAGTTCGACTCTCTGTCTTTCAAGGATGGCGAATCGATCGATGACTTCAGCGAGCGCATCGGCAACGTGGTGCAGCAGCTGAGGACCCTCGGCGACGAGATCGACGAGGGGGCGATCATCCACAAGTTCCTTCAAGCGTTGCCGCCGCGTCTCCATCAAATCGCCATGTCGATCGAGACTCTCCTCGATGTGGAGGAGGTCCCAGTTGAAGAGCTGGTTGGTCGCCTCAAGGCAGCGGCacgggctcaccggcggtggtaCCGGCTTCGCGTAGCTGAACCTCACGGAGGATGAGCTGGTGGCGCGGCTATCCAAGCGACTGCAGATCAACACCGACAAGGGGTCGGGAAGCTCGAGCGGCTCATGGGGAGGCCAGCAGCGCGGGCGTGGTGGAGGCCGCGGCAAAcccggccgcggcggaggccaGAAGAAGGGAGGCgaaggcgcgcgcggcgggaaCGGCAACACGCGTGGCGGGAATGGCGACACGCGCAGCAGGAACAGCGATGTCGCTCGCGATGAGTGCCGGTACTGCAGTAAAAAGGGGCATTGGGCCCGTGAGTGTCCAAAGCGGAAACGCGATGGGCAGGCCCATGCAGTCCAAGCCGAAGAAGAGCAGGAGCCCACGTTGTTGGTCGCCGCGGTGACGGCCCAGGCAGACTCCacttcccttcctcctcccgtCACGCCAGCGCCGGGGGCGACCGTCCACCTCAACGAGGACCAGCTCTTCGTCCAGCTCGGGGAGAAGAGTGACGGCGACACCACCCGGTGGATCCTTGACACGGGAGCCACGAATCACATGACGAGCGCCAGATCAGCCTTCGCGGAGCTCGACTTGGGTGTCCGCGGTTCTGTTCGATTTGGGGACGGATCTACTGTCAGCATCGAGGGCCGCGGGATGGTGCTCTTCAAGTGCAAGACCGGGGAGCACTAGAGGCTCACCGGAGTGTACCATATCCCCAGACTGATGACGAACATCATCAGCTTGGGCCAGCTTGAGGAGGAAGGCTTCAAGATCCTGCTGGAGAACGGCGCGCTGAGGATCTGGGACAAGCGCCGGCGGCTCATGGCGGTGGTGCCACGCCGGGGGAGCCAGCTCTACATCCTCAACCTCACCATCGACAAACCAGTGTGCCTGGCGGCGCA is part of the Panicum hallii strain FIL2 chromosome 2, PHallii_v3.1, whole genome shotgun sequence genome and encodes:
- the LOC112880817 gene encoding uncharacterized protein LOC112880817 — its product is MMRLMLKARHLWDAVDHDRVDEDDDLMALEAICKAVPAEMQETMANKPSAKAAWDNLKTANLGVERDGESIDDFSERIGNVVQQLRTLGDEIDEGAIIHKFLQALPPRLHQIAMSIETLLDVEEVPVEELAHAVQAEEEQEPTLLVAAVTAQADSTSLPPPVTPAPGATVHLNEDQLFVQLGEKSDGDTTRWILDTGATNHMTSARSAFAELDLGVRGSVRFGDGSTVSIEGRGMVLFKCKTGEH